Proteins co-encoded in one uncultured Draconibacterium sp. genomic window:
- a CDS encoding GNAT family N-acetyltransferase: MEKKLIQVDLQNPVHCEQVLHLLNDYMEDEMGIRESMPEGLGPKIIEGLKRHSGYMGFFVSIGDNFAGLANCNLNFSTWKASPLINIHDLIVSPDFRLQGVGLFLLKGIEKYAEENGYCRINLEVRHDNIKAQNLYRKAGFKECEPNNFFWENRL; this comes from the coding sequence ATGGAGAAAAAACTTATTCAGGTTGATTTGCAAAATCCTGTTCATTGCGAGCAAGTGCTTCATCTTTTAAATGATTACATGGAAGATGAAATGGGAATTCGCGAATCGATGCCCGAAGGACTGGGCCCGAAAATTATTGAAGGGCTGAAACGCCATTCAGGGTACATGGGCTTTTTTGTTTCTATTGGCGACAATTTTGCCGGGCTGGCCAATTGTAACCTGAATTTCTCAACATGGAAAGCCAGCCCACTGATTAATATTCACGACCTGATTGTTTCTCCTGATTTTCGTCTACAGGGAGTTGGCTTGTTTTTGTTAAAAGGCATTGAAAAATATGCTGAAGAAAATGGTTACTGCCGCATAAATTTAGAAGTACGTCACGATAATATTAAAGCTCAAAACCTGTATCGGAAGGCCGGATTTAAGGAATGCGAGCCCAATAATTTCTTCTGGGAAAACCGGCTTTAG
- a CDS encoding sigma 54-interacting transcriptional regulator: MEIKCRKGGEECYGLSEMTLLFDISQRLIQSKQFKNDLNTIVKMVAEYLSAERCFLTILNRENEHIYMEAAYGVNTSQQARAKYKLGEGITGKVVEMARPVVVEKISKSSLFLNRTNQELYKDGKELTFVCVPVIDEGKVTGTLSFARVYNPYISVDEDTRLLSIIGSMVIRTTVHRQERLEELETLKQKNLELESKISGQKHMNMIGNSGKMRDVFSLVQMVGKTSSTVLIRGESGVGKELVADAIHEASTRKGKTFIKVNCSALPESLIESELFGHEKGAFTGADTQRKGRFELANGGTIFLDEIGDIPLSTQVKLLRMIQQREFERVGGSQTIKSDVRIICATNRKLEEMIETEEFREDLYYRINVFPIYIPSLRERRDDIPQLVDHFIGKFNKENQTKIKRITTSALDMLMVYKWPGNIRELENCIERACILSTDNVIHSYNLPPSLQTAHSSNTSSKGGMVYTVEQVEKQLIRDALTSTKGNITKAAEELRITERMLGTRLKKYEIDAWRYKV, from the coding sequence ATGGAAATTAAATGCAGAAAAGGCGGGGAAGAATGTTATGGTTTGAGTGAAATGACTTTGCTTTTTGATATAAGTCAGCGATTGATTCAGAGCAAACAATTTAAAAATGACTTGAATACCATTGTAAAAATGGTGGCAGAGTACCTTAGTGCCGAACGCTGTTTTTTAACCATTTTAAACCGCGAGAACGAACATATTTATATGGAAGCTGCCTATGGTGTAAATACCAGCCAGCAGGCAAGGGCAAAATATAAACTGGGCGAAGGAATTACGGGAAAGGTTGTTGAAATGGCACGGCCTGTCGTGGTGGAAAAGATATCGAAATCATCGTTGTTTCTGAACCGGACAAATCAGGAACTATACAAAGACGGAAAAGAACTAACCTTTGTATGTGTACCGGTTATTGATGAAGGAAAAGTTACCGGTACATTAAGTTTTGCCCGCGTTTATAATCCGTATATTAGTGTTGACGAGGATACGCGGCTGCTGTCGATTATTGGTTCGATGGTTATCCGGACAACCGTACATCGCCAGGAAAGACTGGAAGAACTGGAGACGCTGAAACAAAAAAACCTTGAGCTTGAAAGTAAGATATCAGGACAAAAACACATGAATATGATTGGGAACTCGGGGAAAATGCGCGATGTATTTTCGCTGGTTCAAATGGTTGGAAAAACCAGCTCAACCGTACTTATTCGTGGAGAAAGTGGTGTGGGGAAAGAATTGGTGGCCGATGCCATTCACGAAGCCAGTACCCGAAAAGGAAAAACCTTTATAAAAGTAAACTGCTCTGCTTTGCCCGAATCGTTGATTGAGAGTGAGTTATTTGGCCATGAAAAAGGAGCGTTTACCGGTGCCGATACTCAGCGCAAAGGTCGTTTTGAGCTGGCCAACGGCGGTACCATTTTTTTGGATGAGATTGGTGATATCCCACTGTCGACCCAGGTGAAACTTTTACGGATGATTCAGCAGCGCGAGTTTGAACGGGTAGGAGGTTCTCAAACCATAAAGTCGGATGTGCGAATTATTTGTGCCACCAACCGAAAATTGGAAGAAATGATCGAGACCGAAGAGTTTCGTGAGGATTTGTATTACCGAATTAATGTTTTCCCGATTTATATACCATCGTTGCGCGAACGCCGCGATGATATTCCGCAGCTGGTAGATCATTTTATTGGCAAGTTTAATAAAGAGAACCAGACAAAAATTAAACGAATTACCACTTCTGCACTCGATATGTTAATGGTGTACAAATGGCCGGGTAACATTCGCGAGCTGGAAAACTGTATTGAGCGGGCGTGTATTTTAAGTACCGACAATGTGATTCACAGTTACAATTTACCACCGTCGCTGCAAACAGCTCATTCGTCGAATACCAGTTCGAAAGGCGGAATGGTGTATACTGTTGAGCAGGTGGAGAAACAGTTGATTCGCGATGCACTAACATCAACAAAAGGAAATATTACCAAAGCTGCCGAGGAGCTAAGAATAACCGAACGGATGCTCGGTACGCGCCTGAAAAAATATGAAATTGATGCGTGGAGGTACAAAGTTTAA
- a CDS encoding polyprenol monophosphomannose synthase, producing MSKNLVIIPTYNEKENVEKMIRKVFSLEKPFHLLIVEDNSPDGTADIVKRLMAEFPEQLHILERKGKLGLGTAYIAGFKWALERDYEAICEMDCDFSHNPDDLLKLFGAIEHGADVAVGSRYITGINVVNWPLGRVLMSYFASMYVRIVTGMNVHDTTAGFVCWKREVLETIDLDKIKLIGYGFQIEMKFTAYKFGFNIEEVSIVFTDRQEGTSKMSGGIFNEALWGVLKMKLHSFGRKYERKN from the coding sequence GTGTCAAAGAATTTAGTAATCATTCCAACCTATAACGAAAAGGAAAACGTTGAAAAGATGATCCGCAAGGTATTTTCTTTGGAAAAGCCTTTTCATTTGCTGATTGTAGAAGATAATTCACCTGATGGAACAGCCGATATTGTAAAACGCCTTATGGCAGAATTTCCAGAACAACTCCATATATTGGAAAGAAAAGGAAAACTTGGTTTGGGCACGGCTTATATTGCAGGTTTTAAGTGGGCACTTGAAAGAGATTACGAAGCTATCTGCGAAATGGACTGCGATTTTTCGCACAATCCCGATGATTTGCTAAAACTTTTTGGAGCCATTGAGCATGGTGCCGATGTGGCTGTTGGATCGCGCTATATTACCGGAATTAATGTGGTAAACTGGCCTCTTGGCCGTGTACTCATGTCGTATTTTGCATCGATGTATGTCCGTATTGTTACCGGAATGAATGTACACGATACTACCGCAGGATTTGTTTGCTGGAAACGGGAAGTTCTGGAAACCATCGACCTCGACAAAATAAAACTAATCGGTTACGGATTTCAGATTGAAATGAAATTTACAGCGTACAAATTTGGATTTAATATTGAAGAAGTTTCGATTGTATTTACCGACCGTCAGGAAGGAACATCGAAAATGAGCGGAGGTATTTTTAACGAAGCACTTTGGGGCGTTTTAAAAATGAAATTACACAGCTTCGGGAGAAAATATGAAAGGAAGAATTAA
- a CDS encoding dihydroorotase: MKTLIKDATIVNEGLKFKGSVLIDGEKIEKIFPHTIPADFDTNHTEVIDATGLLLIPGVIDDQVHFREPGLTHKGEIATESKAAAAGGVTTYMEMPNTNPQAVTQEELQKKFDRAAEVSAVNYSFYMGATNDNLQEVLKTDPTKVCGIKVFMGSSTGNMLVNDDKTLSEIFKNAPTLVATHCEDEATIKANTEIARQRYGENVPISRHCHIRSEEACYKSSSKAVELASKFDTRLHILHLTSAKEMSLFSPGKVSDKKITAEVCVHHLWFDERDYIDYGTRIKWNPAVKCEKDKVALWEALLADKIDVIATDHAPHTLEEKNNSYFKAPSGGPLVQHSLVAMLELSKKGFISVEKVIEKMCHAPADLFRVNKRGYIREGYFADLVLVDPNKSWIVAPENILYKCGWAPFERTEFSNKVVSTFVNGLKVYDKDQIIHTNYGQAVTFNL; encoded by the coding sequence ATGAAAACGCTGATTAAAGACGCAACAATAGTAAACGAGGGATTAAAATTTAAAGGAAGTGTTTTAATTGATGGTGAAAAAATAGAAAAAATCTTTCCTCATACAATTCCCGCCGATTTTGATACCAACCACACCGAAGTTATTGATGCTACCGGGCTATTGCTTATACCCGGAGTAATTGACGACCAGGTACATTTTCGTGAGCCGGGCTTAACCCACAAAGGCGAAATTGCAACTGAAAGTAAAGCTGCCGCCGCAGGCGGAGTTACCACCTACATGGAAATGCCCAACACCAATCCGCAAGCGGTTACTCAGGAAGAACTACAGAAAAAATTTGACAGAGCAGCAGAAGTTTCGGCAGTTAATTATTCGTTTTACATGGGCGCCACCAACGACAACTTGCAGGAAGTACTAAAAACCGATCCGACAAAAGTTTGCGGAATAAAAGTTTTTATGGGCTCTTCAACCGGAAATATGTTGGTTAACGACGATAAAACACTGTCGGAGATCTTTAAAAATGCTCCAACTTTGGTTGCTACCCATTGCGAAGATGAAGCAACTATAAAAGCCAATACCGAAATTGCACGCCAGCGGTATGGCGAAAATGTTCCCATTTCGCGCCATTGCCATATTCGCAGCGAGGAAGCTTGTTACAAATCATCATCGAAAGCGGTTGAACTGGCCTCGAAATTTGATACCCGTTTGCATATCTTACACCTAACTTCAGCAAAAGAGATGAGTCTTTTTTCGCCGGGAAAAGTAAGCGATAAAAAAATTACAGCCGAAGTTTGTGTGCACCACCTTTGGTTCGACGAACGTGACTACATTGATTACGGAACACGCATAAAGTGGAATCCGGCGGTAAAATGCGAAAAAGATAAAGTAGCACTTTGGGAAGCCTTGCTGGCCGACAAAATTGATGTAATTGCCACCGACCATGCACCACATACTTTAGAGGAAAAGAATAACTCGTACTTTAAAGCTCCGTCGGGCGGACCACTGGTTCAGCACTCGCTGGTTGCCATGCTAGAACTGAGCAAAAAAGGATTTATCTCGGTAGAAAAAGTAATTGAAAAGATGTGCCATGCTCCGGCTGATCTTTTCCGCGTGAACAAACGTGGTTACATTCGCGAAGGTTATTTTGCCGACCTTGTTCTCGTTGATCCGAATAAAAGTTGGATTGTTGCACCGGAGAATATTTTATACAAATGTGGGTGGGCGCCATTTGAGCGAACTGAGTTTTCAAACAAAGTAGTTAGCACTTTTGTAAATGGGTTAAAAGTTTACGACAAGGATCAGATTATTCATACAAATTACGGGCAGGCAGTTACGTTTAATCTCTAG
- the rmuC gene encoding DNA recombination protein RmuC gives MEIIYLVAGVVVGGIVAFLFLKLKAQSGQADAGKLLYEKESEFLAQKAEIEKQGLVWQERYNALKTEADEWKAELQVYREENKALNVRLENAKVQFKNQEEKLSEQKEELEKIQKRLTVEFENVANKILERNSEKFTAANQKNIGEVLNPLKEKIQLFEKKVDDTYKQGLKDQTDLKAELKKLYDLNNKISEEANNLTKALKGDVKKQGNWGEVVLERILERSGLNEGEQGYQKQFSDTTEEGKRIQPDIVINLPDSKHIIVDSKVSMIAYERAVNAESEEERVKFVKEHLLSLRTHIKGLSEKHYQTASKLNSPDFVLLFIPIEASFSVAIQEDHEMFSFAWDQKVVIVSPSTLLATLRTISSIWQQENQTRNAIEIAKQGGALYDKFVGFIVDMETIGKNLSTTQKTYESAVNKLHTGAGNLVRRVENIKKLGAKATKELPQKMLEE, from the coding sequence ATGGAAATTATTTATCTGGTTGCAGGTGTGGTAGTTGGAGGAATTGTTGCTTTTCTTTTTCTGAAATTGAAAGCGCAAAGTGGGCAGGCCGATGCCGGCAAATTGCTTTATGAAAAGGAAAGTGAGTTTTTGGCCCAAAAGGCTGAAATTGAAAAACAGGGGCTGGTTTGGCAGGAACGTTATAATGCGTTAAAAACAGAGGCCGATGAGTGGAAAGCAGAACTACAGGTTTATCGCGAAGAAAATAAAGCTTTGAATGTGCGTCTTGAGAATGCCAAGGTGCAGTTTAAAAATCAGGAAGAAAAGTTATCGGAGCAGAAAGAGGAACTGGAAAAAATACAGAAGAGACTGACGGTTGAGTTTGAAAATGTAGCCAATAAAATTCTGGAGAGAAACAGTGAGAAATTTACTGCTGCCAACCAGAAAAACATTGGCGAGGTATTGAATCCATTGAAAGAAAAAATTCAGCTTTTTGAGAAGAAAGTAGACGACACTTACAAACAAGGGTTGAAAGATCAGACCGATTTGAAGGCTGAATTGAAAAAATTATACGATCTGAATAATAAAATTAGCGAAGAAGCTAACAACCTGACCAAAGCGCTGAAAGGCGATGTGAAAAAACAAGGTAACTGGGGCGAAGTTGTTTTGGAACGTATTCTGGAGCGGTCAGGATTAAATGAAGGAGAACAAGGCTACCAAAAACAATTTAGCGATACTACAGAGGAAGGCAAGCGTATTCAACCCGATATTGTTATCAACCTTCCGGATAGCAAACACATTATTGTCGACTCGAAGGTTTCGATGATTGCCTACGAACGTGCTGTGAATGCTGAAAGCGAAGAGGAGAGAGTTAAGTTCGTAAAAGAGCATCTTTTGAGCTTACGAACACATATTAAAGGTCTGAGCGAAAAACATTATCAAACAGCGAGTAAGTTAAATTCACCTGATTTTGTGCTGTTGTTTATTCCTATTGAAGCTTCGTTTAGTGTGGCTATTCAGGAAGACCATGAAATGTTCTCTTTTGCCTGGGATCAGAAAGTAGTGATTGTAAGTCCGTCGACTTTGTTGGCCACTTTGCGTACCATTTCTTCAATCTGGCAGCAGGAAAACCAAACCCGAAATGCCATTGAAATTGCAAAACAGGGTGGTGCACTTTACGATAAGTTTGTGGGCTTTATTGTCGATATGGAAACTATTGGGAAAAACCTGTCAACCACTCAGAAGACCTACGAGTCGGCTGTAAATAAATTACATACCGGTGCTGGTAACCTGGTGCGTCGTGTGGAGAATATTAAAAAGCTGGGAGCAAAAGCTACCAAAGAATTACCGCAGAAAATGCTGGAGGAGTAA
- the ung gene encoding uracil-DNA glycosylase — MEVKIEEGWKKQLKEEFEKDYFTELIAFVREEYKTQRIYPPGKLIFNAFDQCPFDKLKVVIIGQDPYHGPGQAHGLCFSVNDGIPFPPSLRNIFKELNSDVGKPIPKTGDITEWAQQGVLLINATLTVRAHQAGSHQKKGWEQFTDAVIENINKEKENVVFLLWGNYAISKSKFIDQNKHFVLTSVHPSPLSASRGFFGNKHFSRTNEFLVSKGLEPINW, encoded by the coding sequence ATGGAGGTTAAAATTGAAGAAGGCTGGAAAAAACAGCTAAAAGAAGAGTTTGAAAAGGATTATTTTACAGAGTTAATTGCGTTTGTTCGCGAAGAATATAAAACGCAGCGTATTTACCCTCCCGGGAAACTCATTTTTAATGCTTTTGACCAATGCCCGTTTGACAAACTAAAAGTGGTTATCATTGGTCAGGATCCTTACCACGGACCGGGGCAGGCACATGGGCTTTGCTTTTCGGTGAACGATGGCATTCCTTTTCCTCCAAGTTTACGGAATATTTTTAAGGAGCTGAACAGTGATGTGGGCAAACCAATTCCTAAAACCGGCGATATAACTGAATGGGCACAACAAGGTGTTTTGCTTATTAATGCAACACTCACGGTACGTGCACATCAGGCAGGTTCGCACCAAAAAAAGGGATGGGAACAATTTACCGATGCTGTAATTGAAAACATAAACAAGGAAAAAGAAAATGTGGTTTTTCTGCTTTGGGGAAACTATGCCATTAGCAAGAGTAAGTTTATCGATCAGAACAAACATTTTGTATTAACATCGGTGCATCCGTCGCCACTTTCGGCAAGCCGCGGATTTTTTGGCAACAAACATTTTAGCCGCACCAACGAATTTCTGGTTTCAAAAGGACTGGAACCGATAAACTGGTAA
- a CDS encoding ketoacyl-ACP synthase III, translating into MAKQTYTRIIGTGSALPTQIIKNTHFLNSEFYTPSKKKIEDKSNEEIIQKLKEITNIEERRYIESNLVTSDIAALAVEDACKTAEISMESLDFIIVCHNFGDILDGNIRIDALPSLANKVKMKLKIKSPACFCHDVISGCPGWTQGLITADAYIKSGLAKRGVVVGADALSRISDPHDRDSMIYADGAGATVVEAVESEEPIGILSHSSRSDSAKYANLLVLGESSNPDFESDELFIKMDGRKLYVYAITTVPGVVKDSIEKAGLDLADIKKIFIHQANEKMDEAILAGVLKLYGQTEVPEGIMPMSINKLGNSSTATVPTLVDLVVKGKIEGHEVNEGDYTIFCSVGAGMNINSIVYKW; encoded by the coding sequence ATGGCAAAGCAGACATATACAAGAATTATTGGTACCGGAAGTGCGCTTCCAACTCAAATAATTAAGAATACACATTTCTTGAATAGTGAGTTTTATACTCCGTCGAAGAAAAAGATTGAGGATAAAAGTAACGAGGAGATTATTCAGAAGTTAAAAGAGATTACCAATATTGAAGAACGCCGTTACATCGAGAGCAATTTGGTAACATCGGATATTGCTGCATTAGCAGTTGAAGATGCCTGCAAAACGGCCGAAATCTCTATGGAGAGCCTTGATTTTATTATTGTATGCCATAATTTTGGCGATATTTTAGATGGTAATATCAGAATCGATGCGTTGCCAAGTTTGGCCAACAAGGTTAAAATGAAGCTGAAAATTAAAAGTCCGGCTTGTTTTTGCCATGATGTAATATCGGGCTGCCCGGGATGGACACAAGGACTGATTACCGCTGATGCCTACATTAAAAGTGGTTTGGCAAAGCGTGGAGTTGTTGTTGGTGCTGATGCGCTTTCGCGTATTTCTGATCCGCACGACCGCGATTCGATGATTTATGCTGATGGTGCCGGAGCAACAGTTGTTGAAGCTGTAGAAAGCGAAGAACCTATCGGAATTTTGTCACATTCAAGTCGCTCTGATTCTGCGAAGTATGCCAACCTGCTGGTTTTGGGTGAATCAAGCAATCCCGATTTTGAAAGCGATGAGTTGTTTATAAAAATGGATGGACGTAAGTTATACGTTTACGCCATAACAACAGTGCCGGGAGTTGTAAAAGACAGCATTGAAAAAGCAGGTCTGGATCTGGCTGATATTAAGAAGATATTCATTCATCAGGCTAACGAAAAGATGGATGAAGCTATTTTGGCGGGCGTGCTGAAACTATACGGTCAAACGGAAGTGCCAGAGGGAATTATGCCAATGAGTATTAATAAATTGGGGAATTCATCAACGGCTACCGTACCAACTTTGGTTGATTTGGTGGTTAAAGGAAAAATAGAAGGTCATGAGGTGAACGAAGGAGATTACACCATTTTCTGCTCGGTTGGCGCCGGAATGAATATCAATTCCATTGTTTATAAGTGGTAA
- a CDS encoding UDP-2,3-diacylglucosamine diphosphatase: MAQKRKIYFISDVHLGAPALTNNRERELLFASWLDDIRDDVEELYLLGDIFDFWYEYKKVVPRGFTRILGRLADLTDKGIPVHFFTGNHDMWVYDYLAEETGINVHHDYIIREIHGKRFFLAHGDGLDASDKGYIFLKKIFTNTTMRWLFSRLHPNFAFAIAHKWSASSRLSNTDYNEDFMANNEGMYKFAADFLQTNPIDYFIMGHRHKLVNKKMNENTRFIILGDWIKAFSYGVFDGEKFELKTYKDEAKA, encoded by the coding sequence TTGGCACAAAAACGGAAAATATATTTCATCTCCGATGTACATCTTGGTGCACCGGCGTTAACTAACAACCGCGAACGTGAATTGTTATTCGCGTCTTGGCTCGACGATATTCGCGATGATGTTGAAGAGTTGTACCTGCTGGGCGATATTTTCGATTTCTGGTACGAATATAAAAAGGTAGTTCCGCGCGGATTTACCCGAATCTTGGGGCGGTTGGCCGATCTCACTGATAAAGGTATACCGGTGCATTTTTTTACCGGAAACCACGATATGTGGGTGTATGACTACCTTGCTGAAGAAACAGGAATTAACGTTCATCACGATTATATTATACGCGAGATACACGGGAAAAGATTTTTTCTGGCTCACGGCGATGGCCTCGATGCATCAGATAAAGGATATATTTTTCTGAAAAAGATTTTTACCAATACTACCATGCGATGGCTTTTTTCGCGGTTACATCCTAATTTTGCATTTGCTATTGCACATAAATGGTCAGCATCCAGTAGGTTATCAAATACGGATTATAACGAAGATTTTATGGCAAATAACGAAGGAATGTATAAATTTGCCGCGGATTTTTTACAGACAAATCCTATTGACTATTTTATAATGGGCCATAGGCATAAGTTGGTAAACAAAAAAATGAACGAAAATACCCGGTTTATAATACTTGGAGACTGGATAAAAGCGTTTTCATACGGAGTATTTGATGGCGAGAAATTTGAATTAAAGACATATAAAGACGAAGCGAAAGCTTAA
- a CDS encoding TlpA disulfide reductase family protein yields MTYRVLFFLVTAMLLLGGCKKEKEFIIRGTITHAEDQTIILEELHTSSRNKIAETKINKKGEFEISGMTGIPTFYLLNLNNKSFITLLVDSAETVIVEADAANFGREYNVDGSPGSAQVKLLDSKLKETRHKLDSIRSLDNLYKGNPDYDSVRPRWTEEYDSIVNAQIEFSTNFVRENPFSMASVLALYQKFSNEDPSFIVRDLQVMKTAASALNSIYPKSEQVQALYNNTLQIVREKQSAEMKKFIQEQGDNSPDIVLPNPDGEEVALSSLRGKVVLLQFWAAVDRGSRIQNPVLAEAYKKYKRKGFEIYQVSVDVNRAEWVDAIDQDKLTWINVGDMEGSKMAATVYNIQSVPFNYLLNEEGEIVAKNLKGPALDKALSHLLD; encoded by the coding sequence ATGACATACAGAGTTTTATTTTTTTTAGTAACTGCCATGCTTTTGCTGGGGGGGTGTAAGAAAGAGAAGGAGTTTATAATTCGTGGTACAATTACGCACGCCGAAGACCAAACAATTATTCTGGAAGAATTACACACTTCTTCACGAAATAAGATAGCAGAAACTAAAATCAATAAAAAGGGCGAGTTCGAGATATCGGGCATGACAGGGATTCCTACCTTTTATCTTCTAAACCTTAACAATAAGAGTTTTATTACATTGTTGGTTGACTCGGCAGAAACGGTTATTGTTGAAGCTGATGCTGCTAATTTTGGTCGCGAATACAATGTTGACGGTTCGCCCGGTTCGGCTCAGGTGAAATTGCTGGATTCGAAATTGAAAGAAACCCGTCATAAGCTGGACTCTATTCGATCGTTGGATAATTTGTATAAAGGAAATCCTGATTATGATAGTGTACGACCACGCTGGACTGAAGAATACGACTCAATTGTTAATGCGCAAATTGAGTTCTCTACCAATTTTGTTCGCGAGAATCCTTTTTCAATGGCCAGTGTTTTGGCTCTCTATCAAAAGTTTAGTAACGAAGATCCATCGTTTATTGTTCGTGATTTACAGGTAATGAAAACTGCTGCTTCGGCTTTGAATTCTATCTATCCAAAATCAGAGCAGGTGCAGGCGCTTTACAATAATACACTCCAGATTGTTCGTGAAAAACAGTCGGCTGAAATGAAAAAGTTTATACAGGAACAAGGCGATAATAGTCCTGATATTGTTTTACCCAATCCTGATGGTGAAGAAGTTGCACTGTCGTCGTTACGCGGCAAAGTTGTTTTGCTGCAGTTTTGGGCTGCAGTTGATCGTGGCTCACGTATTCAAAACCCTGTATTGGCAGAAGCATACAAAAAATACAAGCGTAAAGGTTTCGAGATTTACCAGGTAAGTGTTGATGTAAACCGAGCCGAATGGGTTGATGCTATCGACCAGGATAAACTAACCTGGATTAATGTTGGCGACATGGAAGGAAGTAAAATGGCTGCGACTGTCTATAATATTCAAAGCGTTCCGTTTAACTATTTGTTGAATGAAGAAGGCGAAATTGTTGCCAAAAATCTTAAAGGGCCGGCTTTGGATAAAGCGCTGTCTCATCTACTCGACTAG
- a CDS encoding bifunctional riboflavin kinase/FAD synthetase, whose amino-acid sequence MKIHYSLDDFNATNPVVTIGTFDGLHKGHQSVIEELRQLARDINGETVIFTFYPHPRIVTSPNDKSLRLLTTKEEKIKLFEKFGVDHLIIYPFNKEFAELSYTDFVKDILVNKIGTRCLVVGYDHRFGKNREGGYEYLLKCAEKNNFTVNKTDALSVEAEKVSSTKIRAALQSGDIKKANQYLGYEFTLHGTVVKGMQLGRKLGFPTANIEASDKYKIIPGYGVYAVLVEIEDKQYKGMLNIGTRPTFNNNADNRSIEVNIFDFSGDMYGENVTLIFIDKIREEQKFAGIEALVEQLKSDKKVALKILSDY is encoded by the coding sequence GTGAAGATTCATTATTCGCTCGACGATTTTAATGCCACTAACCCAGTAGTAACCATCGGAACTTTTGATGGGCTACACAAAGGACATCAATCAGTAATTGAAGAACTAAGACAACTGGCCAGAGACATTAATGGCGAAACGGTGATTTTTACTTTTTACCCGCACCCGCGAATTGTTACCTCGCCCAATGATAAAAGCCTTCGTTTACTTACAACCAAAGAGGAAAAAATTAAGCTATTTGAGAAGTTTGGCGTCGATCATCTCATTATTTATCCTTTTAACAAAGAATTTGCAGAGCTATCGTATACCGACTTTGTAAAAGATATTTTGGTGAATAAAATAGGTACCCGCTGTTTGGTTGTAGGGTACGATCACCGCTTTGGCAAAAACCGCGAGGGAGGTTACGAATACCTGCTGAAATGTGCCGAAAAAAACAATTTTACGGTTAATAAAACCGATGCTTTATCGGTTGAAGCCGAAAAAGTGAGTTCAACAAAAATAAGGGCAGCACTTCAATCGGGCGATATAAAAAAAGCCAACCAATACCTGGGCTACGAGTTTACGCTGCACGGAACCGTTGTAAAAGGAATGCAACTTGGCCGAAAACTGGGTTTTCCTACCGCAAATATTGAAGCATCAGATAAATACAAAATTATTCCGGGTTACGGTGTTTATGCTGTTTTAGTTGAGATTGAAGATAAACAGTATAAAGGAATGCTGAATATTGGTACACGCCCAACCTTTAATAACAATGCCGACAACCGAAGTATAGAAGTAAACATTTTTGATTTTTCGGGCGATATGTACGGCGAAAATGTAACACTTATTTTTATCGACAAGATCAGGGAAGAACAGAAATTCGCTGGTATTGAGGCTTTGGTTGAACAATTGAAAAGCGATAAAAAAGTAGCCCTTAAAATTCTCAGCGACTACTAA